Below is a window of Demequina muriae DNA.
CAGGCTCATCCATGCCGCGCGCGGCCGCTCGTGCGGGGCCTCAGGCAAGTCCGCACAAGTCAGCCTGTCCGTCGGTCACGACCCGCCATCCTGGTGGTGGGAGCGGGCGCGGCGGTGCGAGCGGGCGCGCACGCGGGCCAGTCCGGCCAGATGTCACGATTTGGTCACACGGCTTGCATTGTTGGGATCCGCAACTTAGTGTCGTCCGCAACGAGGTGATTCGAAGCGCTTCGACGAAGCAGTTGAGCAGACGACGATGGAGTCAACGATGGCGACGATCGAGGATGTGGCCCGCGAGGCGGGCGTCAGCATCTCGACTGTCTCGTACGCCCTGAGCGGCAAGAGGGCCATCAGCGCCACCACCCGCCAGCGCGTCCAGGACGCCGCCACCAAGTTGAACTACCTCCCCCACGCCTCGGCGCGCATGCTGGCAGCCAACCGCTCTCACATCTTCGCGGTGACGGCGCCGCTTCACCCCGACACCGACCACAGCGCACACATGACGTTCGCGATGGAGGTCACCAAGGCCGCTCGCGAACGTGACTACGACACGCTGCTGCTGGTGCACAAGGACGCACTCGAGGGCATGAAGCGCTCGGCCGCGACCAGCCTCGCCGACGGCATCATCGTGCTCGACGTGGACGCCCACGACGAACGCGCCACTCTCGCGCGCCAGCTCTCCTGCCCCGCGGTGTTCATCGGCATCCCCGAGGACACCTCCGGCCTGGTGTGCGTCGACCTCGACTTCGAGGCGGCAGCAGCCATGGCGATCGACCGACTGCTGGACGCCGGCCGCAGGAGCATCGGCCTCATCTCCCACCCCGAAGAGACGCTGGTGCGGGAATCCAACTTCCCCCTGCGCTTCCGCCACGGCTTCGAGCAGCACGCCGCCGAGCGCGGCATCGACATCGCCGTCGCGAACCCGACCCACCACCGCGCCCACGAGGCCATCGCTGAGCTCCTGGAGCGCAAGCCCGACCTCGACGCGATCGTGCTCAACACCAACATCGACGTCGCGGGCTCGGTCACGGCAGCGCTCGCGGGCCTGGGCCGATCGGTGCCCGGCGACGTCTCCGTGGTGGCCGCAGGCGTCACCTTCTCGACTCTTCGCTTCCCCGTGCCGTTCGACACCATCCCCCTCGATGCGCACGCCTCCTGCTCCGCGGCGGTCGATATGCTCGCCCGCATCGTGGAGAACGGTGAATCCCCACCGGAGACCACCCTCATCCCGCCCACCTACATCGAGCTCGGCTCGGTCGCGCGCACCAGCGCGACCCCTGTCGCGCCCGTCACCGCCCCGGCCACATGACACCCCCCACCCCGCGCGCTTGACGGCTGCGCCTCGTCGAAGCGCTTCGACAATCACGCGGGACCCGCACCACCACAACTGAATACGCACCACGACGTTCACTGTCGAAGCGCTTCGCCAACCCGGGAAGCACGGCAGCCGACCACCCCGCGACGGGCCACCCCGGTCCCGAGCACCTACAAGGAGGTAGACAAAAATGAGGAACCGATCACGGACCCTCGCGGCGCTGGCCACTGCCGGCGCCCTGACCCTCACGCTCACCGCGTGCTCATCCGATGACGACGGCGGCTCCGCCGAGACTCCCGCCGACGGCGACTGGTCGGGCGAGACGCTGACCGTCATGCACTTCGAAGGCCAGGACTCGGCGATGGGCATCGCCTGGGACCGCGCCATCGAGATCTTCGAGGAGGAGACCGGCGCCACCGTCGACCTCCAGCTCACCGCATTCGAGGACCTGCGCACCTCCGCCGAGCAGCTGTTCGACTCGGGTGATGCCCCCGACGTCGCCGAGTACAACAAGGGCAACGCGACCGCCGGCCAGCTGGCGGCGATCGGCGTGCTCGAGAACCTCGACGCCGCGTACGAGGAGTACGGCTGGGGCGACATGCTCGCCGACTCCGTCGCGACGACGGCGCAGTACAACGAGGACGGGATCATGGGCTCGGGCAGCTACTACGGCGTCCC
It encodes the following:
- a CDS encoding LacI family DNA-binding transcriptional regulator, with protein sequence MATIEDVAREAGVSISTVSYALSGKRAISATTRQRVQDAATKLNYLPHASARMLAANRSHIFAVTAPLHPDTDHSAHMTFAMEVTKAARERDYDTLLLVHKDALEGMKRSAATSLADGIIVLDVDAHDERATLARQLSCPAVFIGIPEDTSGLVCVDLDFEAAAAMAIDRLLDAGRRSIGLISHPEETLVRESNFPLRFRHGFEQHAAERGIDIAVANPTHHRAHEAIAELLERKPDLDAIVLNTNIDVAGSVTAALAGLGRSVPGDVSVVAAGVTFSTLRFPVPFDTIPLDAHASCSAAVDMLARIVENGESPPETTLIPPTYIELGSVARTSATPVAPVTAPAT